The Rubidibacter lacunae KORDI 51-2 genome segment CCTGCCCGCGCGTATCTGGCAGTAGATGGCGTCCGGAAAATAAAACGCCGCCTGCCCGCGCTAGGTACAAACAGGCTGAGCCCGGCGTGTGCCCGCACGTCCACAGTCCTAAGCAAGGTTCCAGTCCGGGCAATTCAAGCGCGATCTCCGACTGGAACGGCGTCGTTTCCACCTCTGGCAGCAAATAGGCTTCCTGCTCTTGGACGACGACCGCGCAGTTGAGCTCTGCTTGCCACTGCGCCACCCGCGCCGCCGCGCCGCGATGGGTCAGAAACAGCCACCGAATCGGGCGATCGCGGAGGAACTCGCGGTTAGTTGCTTCCCACGCCGGGCAGTCCACGAGCACATCTCCAACAGCGCGGCTGCCGTCCCCAACGCTATCGTTCCCTACAATGAGGTATGCGGTCGCCCCCAGCGTCTCGCGGTTGGGTGCGAACGCAAAGATTCCTGCGGGTTCAGGAAGCCTGCGAGGCGGCTTGGGGGGACGAGGCAGCAGTTCGTTCGGACGGG includes the following:
- a CDS encoding MBL fold metallo-hydrolase, whose translation is MSVDARPNELLPRPPKPPRRLPEPAGIFAFAPNRETLGATAYLIVGNDSVGDGSRAVGDVLVDCPAWEATNREFLRDRPIRWLFLTHRGAAARVAQWQAELNCAVVVQEQEAYLLPEVETTPFQSEIALELPGLEPCLGLWTCGHTPGSACLYLARAGGVLFSGRHLLPDTRGQVVPLRAAKTFHWWRQLDAVQALRDRFTPETLRYLCPGANTGFLRGRGIVADAYMHLAALDLLALRQGKPGL